A stretch of Castanea sativa cultivar Marrone di Chiusa Pesio chromosome 2, ASM4071231v1 DNA encodes these proteins:
- the LOC142625936 gene encoding S-adenosylmethionine decarboxylase proenzyme 4, which translates to MAVSGFEGFEKRLELHFFGDDPAVIDMGLRQLEFESLEQVLHAVQCTVVSAVGNHYFDAYVLSESSLFVYPTKIIIKTCGTTQLLKSIRPLLHYAHHLGLTLCSCRYTRGSFIFPKAQPFPHTSFKEEVIYLEETLPSNLCYRKASVMPSKVPSHSWHVFTASNTNEAHMALTHPHIPDVLYTLEICMTDLDRVLARKFFRRPNDNKTGDTAGKEMTEITGINDINPGALICDFAFDPCGYSMNGIIDGDRYSTIHVTPEDGYSYASFECVGSIYDDHDDVANVLKKVVQVFRPATMSVSTTCASHEVWTRVASALEPLGLKCRSCAMDEFPAAGSVVFQAFTARRK; encoded by the coding sequence ATGGCTGTATCTGGTTTTGAAGGCTTTGAGAAACGCCTAGAGCTTCATTTCTTTGGTGATGACCCTGCAGTTATAGACATGGGTCTAAGGCAGCTTGAGTTTGAGTCACTAGAACAAGTCCTACATGCAGTCCAATGCACTGTGGTCTCGGCTGTAGGGAATCACTACTTTGATGCCTACGTGTTATCTGAGTCCAGCCTCTTTGTTTACCCCACAAAGATCATCATCAAGACTTGTGGGACCACTCAGCTTCTCAAATCAATCCGTCCATTGCTTCACTATGCTCACCATCTCGGTCTCACTCTTTGCTCTTGCCGCTACACTAGAGGTAGCTTTATTTTCCCAAAGGCACAGCCTTTCCCACACACTAGTTTCAAAGAAGAAGTTATCTATTTGGAAGAGACCCTTCCTTCCAATCTTTGTTATAGAAAAGCTTCGGTGATGCCCTCTAAAGTCCCTTCTCATTCTTGGCATGTTTTCACTGCTAGTAATACTAATGAGGCTCACATGGCTCTCACACACCCTCATATTCCTGATGTGTTGTACACATTAGAAATATGTATGACTGACCTTGATCGTGTTCTAGCTCGAAAGTTCTTTAGGCGACCAAATGATAACAAGACTGGTGACACTGCAGGGAAGGAAATGACTGAGATTACTGGGATTAATGACATTAACCCTGGTGCTCTTATTTGTGACTTTGCATTTGACCCTTGTGGGTACTCAATGAATGGGATTATTGATGGTGATCGTTACTCTACAATTCATGTTACTCCTGAGGATGGTTATAGTTATGCCAGCTTTGAATGTGTGGGGTCAATTTACGATGATCATGATGATGTTGCCAATGTTTTGAAGAAGGTTGTGCAAGTGTTTAGGCCAGCAACTATGTCTGTATCAACCACATGTGCTAGTCATGAAGTTTGGACAAGGGTGGCTAGTGCACTCGAGCCCCTTGGACTCAAATGCCGGAGTTGTGCAATGGATGAGTTTCCGGCCGCGGGGAGCGTCGTGTTTCAAGCGTTCACGGCTCGCCGGAAGTGA
- the LOC142624458 gene encoding putative galacturonosyltransferase-like 4: MALRSSSSLLPRLIGLLSILLLYLTTTSLAIRVGVVIKPSPNLPVFREAPAFRNGDECGSEDQKHIHVAMTLDANYIRGTMAAVLSILQHSTCPENLSFYFLSAHSEADLFSAIKSTFPYLNFKIYRFDSNLVHGKISKSIRQALDQPLNYARIYLADIIPSNVGRVIYLDSDIVVVDDIAKLWDVDMEDKVVAAPEYCHANFTQYFTDDFWSDPEFSKTFHGRNPCYFNTGVMVMDVDKWRKGEYTQKVEEWMAVQKNKRIYHLGSLPPFLLVLAGNIKAVDHRWNQHGLGGDNFKGKCRNLHPGPISLLHWSGKGKPWLRLDSRKPCNIDHLWKPYDLYRSSKQSLEE, encoded by the coding sequence ATGGCCTTGAGGAGCTCCTCTTCTCTCCTACCTCGACTCATTGGCCTCCTGTCAATCCTGCTCCTCTACCTCACCACCACCTCTCTTGCCATCCGCGTCGGCGTTGTGATCAAACCCTCTCCCAACCTCCCCGTCTTCCGCGAAGCCCCAGCCTTTCGCAATGGAGATGAATGTGGTTCCGAAGACCAAAAACATATCCATGTAGCCATGACCCTTGATGCAAATTACATTCGTGGTACCATGGCTGCGGTTCTATCAATATTACAACACTCCACATGCCCCGAAAACCTCTCCTTCTATTTCCTCTCTGCACACTCTGAAGCTGATCTGTTTTCAGCAATTAAATCAACCTTTCCTTACCTAAACTTCAAGATATATAGGTTTGACTCAAACCTTGTTCATGGGAAAATTTCCAAGTCTATTAGGCAAGCTTTGGATCAGCCTCTAAATTATGCAAGAATATACCTTGCTGATATTATTCCGTCCAATGTGGGACGGGTTATATATTTAGATTCTGACATTGTTGTGGTGGATGATATTGCAAAGCTATGGGATGTGGACATGGAAGATAAAGTTGTGGCTGCACCAGAATATTGCCATGCAAATTTCACACAGTATTTCACTGATGATTTTTGGTCAGACCCAGAATTTTCAAAGACTTTTCATGGAAGAAATCCTTGTTATTTCAACACAGGAGTGATGGTGATGGATGTGGATAAATGGAGAAAAGGAGAGTATACACAGAAAGTTGAGGAATGGATGGCTGTGCAAAAGAACAAGAGGATATATCATTTGGGTTCTTTGCCACCTTTCTTGCTTGTTTTGGCTGGGAATATCAAGGCTGTTGATCATAGATGGAATCAACATGGGTTAGGTGGTGATAATTTTAAAGGCAAATGTAGGAACCTTCATCCTGGTCCTATTAGTCTCTTACATTGGAGTGGTAAAGGTAAGCCATGGTTGAGATTAGATTCTAGGAAGCCATGTAACATTGATCACCTTTGGAAACCGTATGATCTATACCGTTCATCTAagcagtcgttagaagaatga
- the LOC142624457 gene encoding AP-5 complex subunit mu: MSGGGGGGGGCSIRAIWILNSLDAVVFSRRFPVVEKRWRTACRSENEKVTENSLSYSVFSLFPSDSELAAAFVERKQREGSARGFGIRVRQSSVGSDSWVDDPITRHIIGLYINKEEEGDNNLLWPLILHIKGSYCILVLPLVEPRHVKAYARLCQRSDCGNAVGADESLSSLLLDLPSITGAFMVAHAIGDIVAGDAVEPEVLVSASPSVGGLLDSLTGSIGISGISSRAKPVAAPVASSIPSSTAVTGAVAVDAPKIGSRPLDKDALRTFISSSMPFGTPLDLSYSNISAIKVNGFSSSDLPPADLKQPAWKPYLYKGKQRMLFTIHETVHAAMYDRDEIPDNISVSGQINCRAELEGLPDVSFPLTGLNAAHVEVLSFHPCAQVSERGVDKQAVMFSPPLGNFILLRYQASCGHGPPIKGFYQLSMVSEDKGAFLFKLRLMEGYKSPLTMEFCTVSMPFPKRRVVSFDGTPSIGTVSTTEHSVEWKIVSSGRGLSGKSIEATFPGTVNFAPWQTQRLPSSRSFLGSIADEDSDVETENSNNMVNMEEFIMEKLINDLPPVDLEEPFCWQAYNYAKVSFKIAGASLSGMSVDPKSVSIYPAVKAPVEFSTQVTSGDYILWNTLGKCPSAAAEKV, from the exons GAGGTTTCCGGTGGTTGAGAAGCGGTGGCGGACGGCTTGTAGGAGTGAGAATGAGAAAGTTACAGAGAATAGTCTTAGTTATTCTGTTTTTTCATTATTCCCCTCGGATTCAGAATTAGCTGCTGCATTTGTGGAGAGGAAGCAGAG GGAGGGATCTGCTCGCGGGTTTGGCATACGCGTCAGGCAATCATCTGTAGGGTCTGATTCCTGGGTTGATGATCCAATTACCCGTCACATTATAGGCCTTTACATAAACAAGGAAGAGGAAGGAGATAATAATCTGCTGTGGCCTTTAATATTGCACATAAAGGGTAGTTATTGCATTCTCGTATTGCCTTTAGTCGAGCCTAGGCATGTGAAGGCATATGCAAGGTTATGTCAAAGATCTGATTGTGGAAATGCCGTTGGAGCAGATGAAAGTTTATCTTCCCTCCTACTTGATCTTCCGTCCATCACAGG GGCATTCATGGTTGCACATGCTATTGGTGACATAGTTGCTGGCGATGCAGTAGAACCTGAGGTGCTTGTAAGTGCATCTCCATCTGTAGGAGGTTTGTTGGATTCGCTAACTGGCAGTATAGGGATATCTGGCATCTCCTCTAGGGCAAAACCTGTGGCCGCACCAGTTGCATCTTCCATCCCTTCAAGTACTGCTGTAACAGGAGCTGTTGCAGTGGATGCACCAAAGATTGGTTCAAGGCCTTTGGATAAAGATGCCCTTCGAACTTTCATAAGTAGTTCAATGCCCTTTG GTACACCTTTGGACCTTAGCTATTCCAATATATCTGCTATCAAGGTTAATGGCTTTTCTTCATCAGATCTGCCTCCAGCTGATCTTAAGCAACCAGCGTGGAAGCCATATCTTTACAAAGGAAAGCAGAGAATGCTATTCACAATTCATGAGACTGTTCATGCTGCCATGTATGATCGAGATGAGATTCCAGATAATATATCAGTTTCTGGTCAAATAAACTGTCGAGCAGAATTAGAAGGATTGCCTGATGTCTCATTCCCCTTAACAGGGTTGAACGCAGCTCATGTTGAGGTCTTATCATTTCATCCTTGTGCTCAAGTGTCTGAACGTGGTGTGGATAAGCAGGCTGTGATGTTTTCACCTCCTTTgggtaattttattttactacgTTATCAGGCTAGTTGTGGCCATGGACCTCCCATTAAGGGATTTTACCAATTGTCAATGGTCTCTGAGGATAAAGGTGCGTTTTTGTTCAAGTTACGCCTTATGGAAGGTTATAAGTCTCCTCTTACGATGGAGTTCTGTACTGTAAGCATGCCTTTTCCTAAAAGAAGGGTTGTGTCCTTTGATGGGACTCCTTCAATTGGAACAGTGTCAACTACAGAGCACTCTGTTGAATGGAAAATTGTATCTAGTGGTCGTGGCCTTTCTGGAAAAAGTATTGAGGCAACCTTCCCTGGAACTGTTAATTTTGCACCATGGCAAACCCAAAGATTACCTTCCTCTAGGTCATTTTTGGGAAGTATAGCTGATGAAGATAGTGATGTTGAGACAGAGAATTCTAATAATATGGTAAACATGGAGGAATTCATAATGGAGAAATTGATCAATGATCTTCCTCCAGTTGATCTAGAGGAGCCATTTTGCTGGCAGGCATACAATTATGCTAAA GTATCTTTCAAGATTGCTGGGGCATCGTTGTCTGGGATGTCAGTTGATCCTAAATCA GTAAGCATCTATCCAGCTGTTAAAGCACCTGTGGAATTTTCAACTCAG GTTACTTCTGGGGATTATATTTTGTGGAACACATTGGGTAAGTGCCCATCTGCTGCAGCAGAGAAAGTATAG